A stretch of Sphingorhabdus sp. YGSMI21 DNA encodes these proteins:
- a CDS encoding XdhC family protein produces MNNIFPIFEFLQAKAAAKQKIVLITLTAVTGASTRNPGAHMAVAEDGSSTGSFSGGCVEAAVVAEALDVINAGKPCEIRFGADSPYLDIRLPCGGGIDLLFMPVADRGIVSDIFGRIERREPLTLILDHQDARIRCEAGADHRMSVERQGSRILVHHIPAARLNILGHGPSVESLVRQSVSYGIDCSVLSPDADIVDRTAALGISAELLKTPQATALLDPDPWTACIFYFHDHDWEAALMKQALSSPAFYVGAMGSRKTHALRLQYLAELGVSAEESDRMVAPIGLIPSTRDPATLALSTLAQVVENYHRHFGFRT; encoded by the coding sequence TTGAACAATATTTTCCCCATCTTCGAATTCCTGCAGGCAAAAGCGGCAGCGAAGCAGAAAATCGTCCTGATCACGCTGACTGCTGTCACCGGTGCATCGACGCGCAACCCGGGCGCACATATGGCGGTGGCAGAGGATGGCTCGTCGACCGGTTCCTTCTCCGGCGGATGTGTAGAGGCCGCGGTGGTGGCCGAAGCGCTGGACGTGATCAATGCCGGCAAACCGTGCGAGATCAGATTCGGTGCCGATTCCCCCTATCTTGATATCCGGCTGCCTTGCGGTGGCGGCATCGACCTGCTTTTCATGCCGGTGGCAGACCGGGGCATTGTCTCCGATATTTTTGGCCGTATTGAACGGCGGGAGCCGCTGACGCTCATCCTCGATCACCAGGATGCTCGCATCCGCTGCGAAGCGGGGGCAGATCACCGCATGTCGGTGGAGCGGCAAGGTTCGCGCATTCTCGTGCATCATATTCCGGCAGCGAGACTCAATATATTGGGCCACGGTCCATCGGTTGAAAGCCTGGTCAGGCAGTCGGTCAGCTATGGTATCGATTGTTCGGTCCTGTCGCCGGATGCCGATATTGTTGACCGGACTGCCGCATTGGGGATTTCCGCGGAACTGCTGAAAACGCCACAGGCGACAGCGCTGCTCGATCCCGATCCCTGGACCGCCTGCATTTTCTACTTTCACGATCACGATTGGGAAGCGGCACTGATGAAACAGGCCTTGTCCTCGCCCGCCTTCTACGTCGGCGCGATGGGAAGTCGCAAAACCCATGCACTGCGCCTGCAATATCTGGCTGAGCTAGGGGTGTCGGCGGAAGAAAGCGATCGGATGGTTGCGCCGATCGGCTTGATCCCCTCGACGCGGGATCCGGCGACACTGGCCTTGTCGACCCTGGCGCAGGTGGTGGAAAACTATCATCGGCATTTTGGTTTCAGGACCTAG
- a CDS encoding amidohydrolase family protein, with protein MKYSLVSVLATLFLSGTALAQDKPDEAKWDVNAPAGAMIKQVPINVDEGSWIDVDVSPDGQSIAFALLGDIYTMSMAGGTPTRIAEGLAWEVQPRFSPDGERIAFTSDRGGGDNIWIMNRDGSDKRQVTKEEFRLLNQPSWSPDGRYVVAKKHFTTQRSLGTGEIWIYHVSGGGGVQLVEKPSEKHQKELGEPIYAPDGKSVYYTRNITPGGTFIYAQDSNSDLFNIEKYDLETGEVSTAVSGLGGSVRPNPSPDGKKIAFVRREMTRSKLYVKDLESGIERKVYDDLDQDVQETWAVTGVYPNMDWTPDSREIVFWAGGKIRRVAADGSASSVIPFQVSDSRGVADAPHPTIPVAPDSFTTKMPRFAAVSPDGRTVVFESLGKLYSKPMSGGTARRLTSGSERELFPSWSRDGRSIVFVGWTDAGLGQIKTVSAGGGSPRTVTNRPGHYARPHFSPDGKTIVFEMKEGGYMTSPEWSVEDGVYRVPAGGGSPVRVVKGAAGPQYGASSDRIFMLQNEDDQRVLISTDLNGEAKRTHAKGALTNDYIVSPDGLNVAFRQSYEAYVMPLMPGTQAVEVSPSSTSLPVTRVSANGADYINWSDGGQTLHWSIGPTVYSVQTSALFSHAPAAKDAPKYQPPTSGVSLERTIAADKPSGTVVLTGGRIVTMSDDDGGIIGDGVIVIQGNRIAAVGPRGEVSIPAGAATVDVTGKTIIPGLVDAHAHGPQGSDELVPQQNWSLLQNLALGTTTIHDPSSRASEIFVASEMQRAGMILGPRIFSTGEIVYGAKAADVYAEINNLDDALAHVRRLKAQGGHSVKNYNQPRREQRQQVVEAARQENMLVVAEGGSLFGMDMALVADGNSTLEHNIPLDIFYDDVVQMFAQSDTNYTPTLVVSYGGLAGDPYWRQATNVWENPLLVHTPPKILAAETVRRTKAPDNNFVDDDNAREAKKLADAGVKVAIGAHGQQAGIASHWELWSFVRGGMSPVEALAAGTIMSARSLGMGAEIGSLEAGKLADLLVLDADPIADIRNSDKISRVMLNGRLYDPLTMNELVTGDRKRAAYWWE; from the coding sequence ATGAAATATAGTCTGGTTTCGGTTCTTGCGACATTATTCCTTTCAGGAACTGCACTGGCGCAGGACAAGCCCGATGAGGCCAAATGGGATGTCAACGCACCCGCCGGCGCGATGATCAAACAGGTGCCGATCAACGTCGATGAGGGCAGCTGGATCGATGTCGATGTCAGTCCCGACGGCCAGAGCATTGCCTTTGCCTTGCTCGGCGATATTTACACCATGTCGATGGCGGGCGGAACGCCGACCCGGATCGCTGAAGGTCTCGCCTGGGAAGTGCAGCCGCGCTTCTCGCCCGACGGCGAGCGCATTGCCTTTACCTCCGACCGTGGCGGCGGCGATAATATCTGGATCATGAACCGCGACGGCAGCGACAAGCGGCAGGTGACCAAGGAAGAATTCCGCCTGCTCAACCAGCCCAGCTGGAGCCCCGACGGGCGCTATGTGGTGGCGAAAAAGCATTTTACGACCCAGCGCTCGCTCGGCACCGGCGAAATCTGGATCTATCATGTGTCCGGCGGCGGCGGGGTGCAGCTGGTCGAGAAGCCGAGCGAAAAGCATCAGAAGGAACTGGGCGAACCGATTTACGCGCCCGATGGCAAATCTGTCTATTATACCCGCAACATCACCCCCGGCGGTACCTTCATCTACGCCCAGGACAGCAACAGCGACCTGTTCAATATCGAAAAATATGATCTGGAAACCGGAGAGGTTAGCACGGCAGTTTCGGGTCTTGGCGGATCGGTGCGCCCAAATCCTTCCCCCGACGGCAAGAAGATCGCCTTCGTCCGCCGCGAGATGACGCGTTCAAAGCTTTATGTGAAGGATCTGGAATCCGGGATCGAGCGCAAGGTCTATGACGATCTCGATCAGGATGTGCAGGAAACCTGGGCTGTCACCGGCGTCTATCCGAATATGGACTGGACTCCTGACAGCCGCGAGATCGTCTTCTGGGCCGGCGGCAAGATCCGGCGGGTGGCCGCTGACGGCAGTGCCTCCTCGGTGATCCCGTTTCAGGTCAGCGACAGCCGGGGCGTCGCTGATGCCCCGCATCCGACGATTCCGGTCGCGCCTGACAGTTTCACGACCAAAATGCCGCGCTTTGCCGCCGTATCGCCCGATGGCCGGACCGTTGTTTTCGAAAGCCTCGGCAAGCTCTACTCCAAACCGATGAGCGGCGGGACGGCCAGGCGGCTGACCAGCGGTTCGGAACGCGAGCTTTTTCCTTCCTGGTCGCGCGATGGCCGTTCGATCGTCTTTGTCGGCTGGACCGACGCCGGACTGGGCCAGATCAAGACGGTTTCGGCAGGCGGTGGTTCGCCGCGCACCGTCACCAACCGGCCCGGCCATTACGCCCGGCCGCATTTTTCTCCCGACGGAAAGACCATCGTCTTCGAGATGAAGGAAGGCGGCTATATGACCTCGCCCGAATGGTCGGTCGAGGATGGTGTCTATCGCGTGCCGGCTGGCGGTGGTTCCCCCGTGCGCGTTGTCAAGGGTGCAGCCGGGCCGCAATATGGCGCGAGCAGCGACCGGATTTTCATGCTTCAGAACGAAGATGACCAGCGCGTCCTGATCAGCACCGATCTCAACGGCGAGGCAAAACGCACCCACGCCAAAGGCGCTCTGACCAACGACTATATCGTCTCGCCCGACGGCCTGAATGTTGCTTTCCGGCAAAGCTATGAAGCCTATGTCATGCCGCTGATGCCCGGCACCCAGGCGGTCGAGGTCAGCCCGAGCAGTACATCGCTGCCGGTCACGCGGGTCAGCGCCAATGGTGCCGACTATATCAACTGGTCCGATGGCGGGCAGACGCTCCACTGGAGCATCGGGCCCACGGTCTATTCGGTCCAGACAAGCGCGCTGTTTTCCCACGCGCCAGCTGCGAAGGATGCACCCAAATATCAGCCGCCGACCAGCGGCGTTTCGCTCGAACGAACGATTGCAGCGGACAAGCCTTCCGGAACGGTTGTGCTTACCGGCGGGCGGATTGTCACCATGTCCGATGACGACGGCGGGATCATCGGTGATGGCGTGATTGTCATTCAGGGCAATCGCATCGCTGCGGTCGGTCCGCGCGGTGAGGTCAGCATCCCCGCTGGCGCCGCAACCGTTGACGTTACCGGCAAGACCATCATACCCGGTCTGGTCGACGCGCACGCGCACGGCCCGCAGGGCAGCGACGAACTGGTGCCGCAGCAGAACTGGTCGCTGCTGCAAAATCTCGCGCTCGGCACGACCACGATCCACGATCCGTCGAGCCGCGCCAGCGAAATATTTGTCGCCAGCGAAATGCAGCGCGCCGGGATGATCCTGGGTCCCCGCATCTTCTCTACGGGCGAGATCGTCTACGGCGCGAAGGCCGCCGACGTCTATGCCGAGATCAACAATCTTGACGACGCGCTCGCCCATGTCCGCCGACTGAAGGCGCAGGGCGGCCACAGCGTCAAGAATTACAATCAGCCCCGCCGTGAACAAAGGCAGCAGGTGGTCGAGGCCGCGCGTCAGGAAAATATGCTGGTGGTCGCCGAAGGCGGTTCCCTGTTCGGTATGGACATGGCGCTGGTCGCCGATGGCAACTCGACGCTGGAGCATAATATTCCGCTCGATATCTTCTATGACGATGTCGTGCAGATGTTTGCGCAGTCCGACACCAATTATACACCGACTCTGGTGGTCAGCTATGGCGGGCTGGCGGGCGATCCCTATTGGCGCCAGGCCACCAATGTCTGGGAAAATCCCCTGCTGGTCCACACGCCGCCCAAAATCCTGGCTGCCGAGACCGTTCGCCGCACCAAGGCGCCGGACAATAATTTTGTTGATGATGACAATGCCCGGGAAGCCAAGAAGCTGGCCGATGCCGGTGTAAAGGTTGCGATTGGCGCCCATGGCCAGCAGGCCGGTATCGCCAGCCACTGGGAACTCTGGTCCTTCGTGCGCGGCGGCATGAGCCCGGTGGAAGCGCTGGCGGCCGGTACGATCATGTCTGCCCGGTCGCTCGGCATGGGCGCTGAGATCGGTTCGCTCGAAGCAGGCAAGCTTGCCGATCTGTTGGTGCTGGATGCCGATCCGATCGCAGACATCCGTAACAGCGATAAGATCAGCCGCGTGATGCTCAACGGGCGCCTGTAC
- the gltB gene encoding glutamate synthase large subunit — protein MSFPPRQGLYDSKNEHDACGVGFVANINGEKSHLTVKRGLEILVNIDHRGAVGADPLLGDGAGILLQIPDALLRDWADSQQLTLPAIGDYAVAMCFLPSDPAEADYATAHFERFIAKEGQDFIGWRDVPIDTTGIGKAVLEQMPLIRQAIVGKGETLADQDAFERKILAIRKQVHNPLDGIAEKNNMPGLSEFYMPSFSTRTIVYKGLLLADQVGSFYKDLDNPLTTSAVAMVHQRFSTNTFPSWKLAHPYRFIAHNGEINTVRGNVNWMNARRRTMESDLLGADLDKMWPLIPHGQSDTACLDNALELLVAGGYSLPHAVMMLIPEAWAGDPTMDADRRAFYEYHAALMEPWDGPAAVAFTDGRQVGATLDRNGLRPARFCVTDDGHVIMASESGVLPVKEDNIVRKWRLQPGKMLLIDMEQGRIIEDEEIKADLAKAKPYAKWLESTQYNLKDLDLDDLDDVDAPKANGLDSPAALLDRQQAFGFTQEDITKFLEPMASDGIDPIGSMGTDTPIAVLSGKPRLLYDYFKQNFAQVTNPPIDPIREELVMSLVSMIGPRPNLLGHDAGTHKRLEVDQPVLTNADLLKIRSVEEALDGAFRTETIDITWEAASGAAGLEMALKEMCWAATEAVLADRNILILSDRAKGPDRIAMPALLATAAVHHHLVRQGLRMQTGLVVETGEAREVHHFCVLAGYGAEAVNPYLAFETLEEIRIRRELPLTQQQVEQNYIKAIGKGILKVMSKMGISTYQSYCGAQIFDAVGLSTEFIEKYFTGTATMIEGVGLAEIAEETVSRHSEAYGDNPIYRNMLDVGGIYGYRIRGEDHAWTPANVANLQHAVRGNDPKNYAEFARSVNEQSEHLLTIRGLMELEKAEEPLDISEVEPASEIVKRFATGAMSFGSISREAHTTLAIAMNRIGGKSNTGEGGEEPDRFLPMANGDSMRSAIKQVASGRFGVTAEYLVNADDIQIKMAQGAKPGEGGQLPGSKVDKNIGKVRHSTPGVGLISPPPHHDIYSIEDLAQLIHDLKNVNTGARVSVKLVSEVGVGTVAAGVSKARADHLTISGYDGGTGASPLTSLTHAGSPWEIGLAETQQTLLLNGLRSRISVQVDGGLRTGRDVAIGALLGADEFGFATAPLIAAGCIMMRKCHLNTCPVGVATQNPELRKKFTGQPEYVINYFFFVAEELRQIMAEMGFRTIEEMVGRVDRINMNKALRHWKAEGVDLSRLLHEVVLPEGETLHQTMIQDHGLDAALDKDLIAAAAPALDNGQTVKIERKVKNVNRTVGAMLSGEVAKKYGHAGLPNNTIQLQFEGVAGQSFGAFLAHGVTAELVGDANDYVGKGLSGGRVVVKQPTHVDRNPTQNIIVGNTVLYGAVAGEAYFNGVAGERFAVRNSGAVAVVEGTGDHGCEYMTGGVVAVLGKTGRNFAAGMSGGVAYVYDEDGLFRQRCNMAMVDIETIDAGAEDGEGTALPQQLPVDVNDYGMGDMLYHDAARLRILLERHKLYTGSKRASEILDNWDESLGRFVKVMPRDYASALKQLEAERLETIVAAE, from the coding sequence ATGAGTTTCCCGCCACGGCAAGGCCTGTACGATTCAAAGAACGAACATGACGCATGTGGCGTCGGTTTTGTCGCGAATATCAATGGCGAGAAATCGCATCTCACGGTCAAACGTGGCCTGGAAATTCTGGTCAATATTGATCACCGCGGCGCTGTGGGCGCCGACCCGCTGCTGGGCGACGGTGCCGGCATATTATTGCAGATTCCCGATGCTCTTCTGCGGGATTGGGCGGATTCACAGCAGCTGACTCTGCCCGCCATCGGCGACTATGCCGTGGCCATGTGCTTCCTGCCGTCGGACCCGGCAGAAGCGGATTATGCGACTGCACATTTCGAGCGTTTCATCGCCAAGGAAGGGCAGGATTTCATTGGCTGGCGCGACGTGCCGATCGACACCACAGGCATAGGCAAAGCCGTGCTCGAACAGATGCCCCTGATTCGCCAGGCGATCGTCGGCAAAGGCGAAACGCTGGCCGATCAGGATGCCTTCGAACGCAAAATCCTCGCAATTCGCAAACAGGTGCACAATCCGCTCGATGGTATCGCGGAAAAAAATAACATGCCCGGCCTGTCCGAATTTTACATGCCGTCCTTTTCGACGAGAACCATCGTCTACAAGGGCCTGCTGCTCGCCGATCAGGTCGGATCTTTCTACAAGGATCTCGATAATCCGCTCACCACCTCCGCCGTGGCGATGGTTCATCAGCGTTTCTCCACCAATACATTCCCGTCATGGAAACTGGCACACCCCTATCGCTTCATCGCGCATAATGGCGAGATCAACACCGTGCGCGGCAATGTAAACTGGATGAATGCCCGCCGCCGGACCATGGAATCCGACCTGTTGGGGGCTGATCTCGACAAGATGTGGCCGCTGATCCCGCACGGTCAATCCGATACGGCCTGCCTCGACAATGCATTGGAGCTGCTGGTCGCGGGCGGCTATTCGCTGCCCCATGCAGTGATGATGCTGATCCCCGAAGCCTGGGCTGGTGACCCGACGATGGATGCCGACCGCCGGGCATTTTACGAATATCACGCCGCCTTGATGGAGCCATGGGATGGCCCTGCAGCCGTTGCCTTTACCGACGGGCGCCAGGTTGGTGCCACGCTGGACCGCAACGGCCTGCGCCCTGCCCGCTTCTGTGTCACCGATGACGGCCATGTGATCATGGCGTCGGAATCCGGCGTCCTTCCCGTCAAGGAAGACAATATCGTCCGCAAGTGGCGCTTGCAGCCGGGCAAGATGCTGCTCATTGATATGGAGCAGGGCCGGATCATTGAGGATGAAGAGATCAAGGCTGATCTCGCCAAGGCCAAACCTTATGCAAAATGGCTGGAATCCACGCAATATAATCTGAAAGACCTCGATCTCGACGATCTTGACGATGTCGATGCGCCGAAAGCGAACGGGCTGGACAGCCCCGCCGCTCTGCTTGATCGCCAGCAGGCATTCGGCTTCACCCAGGAAGATATTACCAAATTCCTCGAGCCGATGGCGAGCGACGGTATCGACCCGATCGGCTCGATGGGCACTGACACGCCGATCGCCGTCCTGTCCGGAAAACCGCGGCTACTATACGATTATTTCAAACAGAATTTCGCCCAGGTGACCAACCCGCCGATCGATCCGATCCGCGAGGAACTGGTGATGTCGCTGGTCTCGATGATCGGACCACGGCCCAATCTGCTGGGTCATGACGCCGGCACACACAAAAGGCTAGAGGTCGACCAGCCGGTGCTGACCAACGCGGATTTGCTGAAAATCCGTTCGGTGGAAGAGGCGCTGGACGGGGCGTTCCGGACCGAGACCATCGATATTACATGGGAAGCCGCAAGCGGTGCCGCCGGCCTGGAAATGGCGCTGAAGGAAATGTGCTGGGCGGCAACCGAAGCCGTGCTCGCCGACCGCAATATCCTGATCCTCTCCGACCGGGCCAAGGGTCCAGACCGGATCGCGATGCCGGCCCTGCTGGCAACTGCAGCCGTCCACCATCATCTGGTCCGTCAGGGCCTGCGGATGCAGACCGGCCTGGTGGTCGAAACGGGTGAAGCCCGTGAAGTGCACCATTTCTGCGTGCTCGCGGGCTATGGCGCGGAAGCGGTCAATCCCTATCTGGCCTTCGAAACGCTCGAGGAAATCCGCATACGCCGCGAATTGCCGCTGACCCAGCAGCAGGTCGAGCAAAATTATATCAAGGCTATCGGCAAGGGTATTTTGAAGGTCATGTCGAAAATGGGCATTTCGACCTATCAAAGCTATTGCGGCGCGCAGATTTTTGACGCGGTCGGCCTGTCCACTGAATTTATCGAGAAATATTTCACCGGCACGGCGACGATGATCGAAGGCGTCGGTCTGGCGGAAATCGCCGAAGAAACCGTGTCCCGCCACAGCGAAGCCTATGGCGACAATCCGATCTACCGTAATATGCTCGATGTCGGCGGTATCTACGGCTACCGGATCCGCGGCGAGGATCACGCCTGGACGCCTGCCAATGTCGCCAATCTGCAGCATGCCGTGCGCGGCAATGACCCGAAGAATTACGCGGAATTCGCGCGATCGGTCAACGAACAGAGCGAGCATCTGCTGACTATCCGCGGGTTGATGGAGCTTGAGAAAGCCGAAGAGCCGCTGGATATCTCCGAGGTCGAACCAGCATCTGAAATTGTGAAACGTTTTGCCACCGGGGCGATGAGCTTCGGCTCGATCAGCCGCGAGGCGCATACGACGCTTGCCATCGCGATGAACCGGATTGGCGGCAAGTCCAATACCGGCGAAGGTGGCGAAGAACCGGACCGTTTCCTGCCCATGGCCAACGGCGACAGCATGCGCTCGGCGATCAAGCAAGTGGCCAGCGGCCGTTTTGGTGTGACCGCCGAATATCTGGTCAATGCCGACGATATCCAGATCAAGATGGCGCAGGGTGCCAAGCCCGGCGAAGGCGGCCAGCTGCCGGGCAGCAAGGTCGACAAGAATATCGGCAAGGTCCGCCACTCGACGCCGGGCGTCGGACTGATCTCGCCGCCACCGCATCATGACATCTATTCGATCGAGGATCTGGCGCAGCTGATCCACGATCTGAAAAATGTGAACACCGGTGCCCGTGTGTCGGTGAAACTGGTGTCCGAAGTGGGTGTCGGTACGGTTGCGGCTGGCGTGTCCAAGGCGCGTGCCGATCATCTGACCATTTCCGGCTATGACGGTGGTACCGGCGCTTCGCCATTGACGTCGCTGACCCATGCCGGTTCGCCCTGGGAAATCGGTCTGGCGGAAACGCAGCAGACTTTGCTGCTCAACGGACTGCGCTCCAGAATCTCGGTGCAGGTCGATGGCGGCCTGCGGACCGGTCGCGATGTCGCGATCGGCGCTCTGCTGGGCGCAGACGAATTCGGCTTTGCCACCGCGCCGCTGATTGCAGCGGGCTGTATCATGATGCGCAAATGCCATCTCAACACCTGTCCTGTGGGCGTGGCGACACAAAATCCGGAATTGCGCAAGAAATTCACCGGTCAGCCGGAATATGTGATCAACTATTTCTTCTTCGTGGCCGAAGAACTGCGCCAGATCATGGCCGAGATGGGCTTCCGCACGATCGAGGAAATGGTCGGCCGCGTCGACCGGATCAACATGAACAAGGCTCTGCGTCACTGGAAAGCCGAAGGCGTCGACCTGTCGCGCCTGCTGCACGAAGTCGTGCTGCCGGAAGGTGAGACATTGCACCAAACGATGATTCAGGACCATGGCCTTGATGCAGCGCTGGACAAGGATCTTATCGCTGCTGCTGCACCGGCTCTCGACAATGGCCAGACCGTCAAGATCGAGCGCAAGGTCAAAAATGTCAACCGCACCGTCGGCGCGATGTTGTCGGGCGAGGTCGCGAAAAAATATGGCCATGCCGGCCTGCCGAACAACACGATCCAGCTGCAATTTGAAGGTGTTGCTGGCCAGAGTTTCGGCGCTTTTCTCGCCCATGGCGTGACCGCTGAACTGGTCGGCGACGCCAATGACTATGTCGGCAAGGGACTGTCCGGGGGCCGGGTGGTGGTCAAACAGCCCACCCATGTCGATCGTAATCCGACCCAGAATATTATCGTCGGCAACACCGTGCTCTACGGTGCGGTCGCGGGCGAAGCCTATTTCAACGGCGTTGCCGGCGAACGTTTTGCGGTCCGTAATTCCGGCGCGGTCGCGGTTGTCGAAGGCACTGGCGATCATGGCTGCGAATATATGACCGGCGGCGTCGTCGCCGTGCTCGGCAAGACCGGGCGCAATTTCGCGGCTGGCATGTCCGGCGGGGTCGCTTATGTCTATGACGAGGACGGCCTGTTCCGCCAGCGCTGCAACATGGCGATGGTCGATATCGAAACCATCGATGCAGGCGCAGAAGACGGAGAGGGCACGGCCCTGCCGCAGCAGCTTCCGGTCGATGTGAACGACTATGGCATGGGCGACATGCTCTACCATGATGCGGCTCGGCTACGGATATTGCTGGAGCGTCACAAATTATATACCGGCAGCAAAAGGGCGAGCGAAATTCTCGACAATTGGGATGAATCCCTCGGCCGTTTCGTGAAGGTCATGCCGCGCGATTATGCGTCGGCCCTCAAACAACTCGAAGCCGAACGTCTCGAGACGATCGTCGCTGCAGAATGA
- a CDS encoding glutamate synthase subunit beta, translating to MGKVTGFLEIDRKDATYADPKERLTHYKEFTIPLPEPEIKNQAARCMDCGIPYCHNGCPVNNIIPDWNNLVYEGDWKTALETLQSTNNFPEFTGRICPAPCEAACTLNIDDVPVNIKSIECAIVDRGWEEGWITPQIAEKKTGKSVAVVGSGPAGMACAQQLARAGHNVTLFEKNDRMGGLLRYGIPDFKMEKHLINRRLVQMEAEGVEFRTSTEVGVSVSVESLQENYDAVVMSGGAEKPRMLDIPGYEMSGVRLAMEFLTQQNKRNAGDEEMRAAPRGTITATGKHVIVIGGGDTGSDCVGTSNRQGAASVTQIEIMPKPPEKEDKTFSWPDWPLKLRTSSSHLEGCERDWAILAKRVVGTNGNVEGLECIRLEWVDGQMQEIAGSEFTLKADLILLAMGFVGPRQMGLVDQSEVELDPRGNVAANVQDYATSKPGVFACGDMRRGQSLVVWAIREGRQCARAVDLQLMGKSLLPR from the coding sequence GTGGGTAAAGTAACAGGCTTTCTCGAGATTGACCGCAAGGACGCGACTTATGCCGATCCTAAGGAGCGGCTGACGCATTATAAGGAATTCACGATTCCGCTGCCGGAACCGGAGATCAAGAACCAGGCGGCCCGCTGCATGGATTGCGGTATCCCCTATTGCCACAACGGCTGCCCGGTGAACAATATCATCCCCGACTGGAACAATCTGGTCTATGAGGGGGACTGGAAGACCGCGCTCGAAACGCTGCAGTCGACCAATAATTTCCCCGAGTTTACCGGACGGATATGCCCGGCGCCTTGCGAAGCGGCCTGTACGCTGAACATCGACGATGTCCCGGTGAATATCAAATCCATCGAATGCGCGATTGTCGATCGCGGCTGGGAAGAAGGGTGGATCACCCCCCAGATAGCGGAAAAGAAAACCGGCAAGTCGGTCGCCGTTGTCGGCTCCGGCCCTGCCGGCATGGCCTGTGCCCAGCAGCTGGCGCGCGCCGGCCATAATGTGACGTTGTTCGAGAAGAACGACCGGATGGGCGGCCTGCTGCGTTACGGTATCCCGGATTTCAAGATGGAAAAGCATCTGATCAACCGCCGGCTGGTGCAGATGGAAGCCGAAGGCGTCGAATTCCGGACCAGCACCGAGGTTGGCGTGAGCGTTTCGGTCGAATCGCTGCAGGAAAATTATGATGCGGTTGTCATGTCCGGCGGCGCGGAGAAACCGCGTATGCTGGATATTCCGGGCTATGAAATGTCCGGTGTCCGTCTCGCGATGGAATTTCTGACCCAGCAGAACAAGCGCAACGCCGGTGACGAGGAAATGCGCGCCGCACCGCGCGGCACGATCACCGCGACCGGAAAGCATGTCATCGTCATTGGCGGCGGCGATACCGGTTCCGACTGCGTTGGCACCTCCAATCGCCAGGGCGCTGCTTCGGTCACCCAGATCGAAATCATGCCCAAGCCGCCAGAGAAGGAAGACAAGACCTTCTCATGGCCCGACTGGCCGCTCAAGCTGCGCACATCGTCGAGCCATCTCGAAGGCTGCGAACGCGACTGGGCTATTCTCGCGAAACGGGTGGTCGGTACGAACGGCAATGTCGAAGGGCTCGAGTGCATTCGCCTGGAATGGGTCGACGGCCAGATGCAGGAAATCGCCGGCAGCGAATTCACCCTGAAAGCCGACCTGATTCTGCTCGCCATGGGCTTTGTCGGGCCGCGCCAGATGGGCTTGGTCGACCAGTCGGAGGTCGAACTCGACCCCCGCGGCAATGTCGCGGCCAATGTTCAGGACTATGCTACCAGCAAGCCGGGCGTCTTTGCCTGCGGCGACATGCGACGGGGTCAAAGCCTGGTCGTATGGGCGATCCGCGAAGGGCGGCAATGCGCTCGCGCCGTCGATTTGCAGCTCATGGGGAAAAGTTTGCTGCCTCGCTGA